One Scylla paramamosain isolate STU-SP2022 chromosome 5, ASM3559412v1, whole genome shotgun sequence genomic region harbors:
- the LOC135100958 gene encoding uncharacterized protein LOC135100958, producing the protein MINICRTVRPTRGPQAGAYPFPASRVGAGKPGHGLVVSGELRRELNQRTTQPADDSTSRQLNQRTTQPADNSTSGQLNQQTTQPADNSTSGRLNQQTTQPADNSTSRQLNQRTTQPADNSTSRQLNQRTTQPADNSTNAQLNQRTTQPADNSTSGQLNQRTTQPADNSTSGQLNQRTTQPADNSTNGQLNQRTTQPTDNSTNGQLNQRTTQPADNSTNGQLNQRTTQPADNSTSRQLNQQTTQPADNSTNGQLNQQTTQPADNSTNAQLNQQTTQPADNSTNGQLNQQTTQPADNSTSRQLNQQTTQPVDNSTSRQLNQQTTQPADNSTSRQLNQQTTQPADNSTSRQLNQQTTQPADNSTSRQLNQQTTQPADNSTNRQLNQQTTQPADNSTSRQLNQQTTQPADNSTNRQFNQQTTQPTDNSTSRQLNQQTTQPADNSTSRQLNQQTTQPADNSTSRQLNQRTTQPADNSTSRQLNQQTTQPTDNSTSRQLNQQTTQPADNSTSRQFNQQTTQPADNSTSRQLNQRTTQPTDNSTSGQLNQRTTQPADNSTSRQLNQRTTQSVNSP; encoded by the coding sequence ATGATTAATATCTGCCGAACGGTGAGGCCGACAAGAGGGCCGCAGGCTGGTGCTTATCCCTTCCCGGCCAGCAGAGTAGGCGCCGGGAAACCAGGCCACGGACTTGTGGTTAGTGGAGAACTCAGGAGAGAACTCAACCAGCGGACAACTCAACCAGCGGACGACTCAACCAGCAGACAACTCAACCAGCGGACAACTCAACCAGCAGACAACTCAACCAGCGGACAACTCAACCAGCAGACAACTCAACCAGCGGACAACTCAACCAGCGGACGACTCAACCAGCAGACAACTCAACCAGCGGACAACTCAACCAGCAGACAACTCAACCAGCGGACAACTCAACCAGCAGACAACTCAACCAGCAGACAACTCAACCAGCGGACAACTCAACCAGCGGACAACTCAACCAACGCACAACTCAACCAGCGGACAACTCAACCAGCAGACAACTCAACCAGCGGACAACTCAACCAGCGGACAACTCAACCAGCAGACAACTCAACCAGCGGACAACTCAACCAGCGGACAACTCAACCAGCGGACAACTCAACCAACGGACAACTCAACCAACGGACAACTCAACCAACGGACAACTCAACCAACGGACAACTCAACCAACGCACAACTCAACCAGCAGACAACTCAACCAACGGACAACTCAACCAACGCACAACTCAACCAGCAGACAACTCAACCAGCAGACAACTCAACCAGCAGACAACTCAACCAGCAGACAACTCAACCAACGGACAACTCAACCAGCAGACAACTCAACCAGCAGACAACTCAACCAACGCACAACTCAACCAGCAGACAACTCAACCAGCAGACAACTCAACCAACGGACAACTCAACCAGCAGACAACTCAACCAGCAGACAACTCAACCAGCAGACAACTCAACCAGCAGACAACTCAACCAGTAGACAACTCAACCAGCAGACAACTCAACCAGCAGACAACTCAACCAGCAGACAACTCAACCAGTAGACAACTCAACCAGCAGACAACTCAACCAGCAGACAACTCAACCAGCAGACAACTCAACCAGCAGACAACTCAACCAGCAGACAACTCAACCAGCAGACAACTCAACCAGCAGACAACTCAACCAGCAGACAACTCAACCAACAGACAACTCAACCAGCAGACAACTCAACCAGCAGACAACTCAACCAGCAGACAACTCAACCAGCAGACAACTCAACCAGCAGACAACTCAACCAACAGACAATTCAACCAGCAGACAACTCAACCAACAGACAACTCAACCAGCAGACAACTCAACCAGCAGACAACTCAACCAGCAGACAACTCAACCAGCAGACAACTCAACCAGCAGACAACTCAACCAGCAGACAACTCAACCAGCAGACAACTCAACCAGCGGACAACTCAACCAGCAGACAACTCAACCAGCAGACAACTCAACCAGCAGACAACTCAACCAACAGACAATTCAACCAGCAGACAACTCAACCAACAGACAACTCAACCAGCAGACAACTCAACCAGTAGACAATTCAACCAGCAGACAACTCAACCAGCAGACAACTCAACCAGCAGACAACTCAACCAGCGGACAACTCAACCAACAGACAACTCAACCAGCGGACAACTCAACCAGCGGACAACTCAACCAGCAGACAACTCAACCAGCAGACAACTCAACCAGCGGACGACACAGTCAGTGAATTCGCCCTGA